The following coding sequences lie in one Notolabrus celidotus isolate fNotCel1 chromosome 6, fNotCel1.pri, whole genome shotgun sequence genomic window:
- the samm50 gene encoding sorting and assembly machinery component 50 homolog A isoform X2 translates to MGTVHARSLDPLPMRGPELGVQADDIDVPEIEQDPKQEVLENKDVVVQRVHIDGLGRTKEDVLSYEIAEVFRAKNLIEVMRSSHEARQKLLRLGIFRKVEVVIDTSRGEDALPNGLDVTFEVTELRRLTGSYNTMVGNNEGSMVLGLKLPNVLGRAEKMTFQFSYGTKETSYGLSFFKPQPGFFERNMSFNLYKVTGQFPWSSLRETDRGVSAEISFPVWKTSQTLKWEGVWRELGCLARTASFAVREESGHSLKSSLSHAMVIDTRNSSILPRRGGLLKIHQELAGYTGGDASFLKEDFEMQLNKTLFWDSVLSASMWGGLLLPIGDKPTSIADRFYLGGPTSIRGFSMYSMGPQSEGDYLGGEAYWAGGLHLYTPLPFRPGRGGFGDLFRTHFFLNAGNLCNLNYGEGPQAHLKKLAECIRWSYGLGIVLRLGNIARLELNYCIPMGVQSGDRICDGVQFGAGIRFL, encoded by the exons ATGGGCACCGTCCATGCCAGG AGTCTGGACCCTCTGCCCATGCGGGGGCCAGAGCTGGGAGTTCAAGCCGACGACATCGATGTCCCAGAGATTGAGCAGGATCCAAAGCAGGAGGTTCTTGAGAACAAGGAT GTTGTAGTTCAGCGGGTACACATAGACGGGCTCGGTCGAACCAAAGAGGATGTGCTGTCTTATGAAATCGCAGAAGTTTTCCGGGCAAAGAATCTGATTGAA GTGATGCGAAGCTCACACGAAGCCCGACAGAAGCTTCTGCGTCTTGGCATCTTCAGGAAAGTTGAAGTTGTTATCGACACGTCAAGAG gtgaGGATGCTCTTCCTAACGGCCTCGACGTGACGTTTGAAGTCACCGAGCTCAGGCGGCTGACGGGCAGCTACAACACCATGGTTGGAAACAATGAAGGAAGCATG GTGCTGGGCCTGAAGTTACCAAATGTACTCGGTCGGGCAGAGAAAATGACCTTCCAGTTCTCATACGGCACCAAAGAGACCTCCTACGGCCTGTCCTTCTTCAAACCTCAACCAGGATTCTTTGAACGCAA CATGTCCTTCAACTTGTACAAAGTCACCGGTCAGTTTCCTTGGAGCTCACTGAGGGAGACGGATCGGGGCGTCTCTGCAGAGATCAGC TTCCCAGTGTGGAAGACCAGCCAGACCTTAAAATGGGAGGGAGTGTGGAGGGAACTGGGCTGTCTGGCTCGCACCGCCTCGTTCGCCGTCCGGGAGGAGAGCGGCCACTCCCTCAAGTCCTCACTCTCG caTGCGATGGTCATCGACACCAGAAACTCCTCCATCCTCCCCAGGAGAGGCGGCCTCTTAAAGATCCATCAG GAACTCGCTGGTTACACTGGCGGGGATGCCAGTTTCCTGAAAGAGGACTTTGAGATGCAGCTCAACAAAACACTCTTCTGGGACTCG GTGCTCTCTGCCTCCATGTGGGGCGGTCTACTCCTCCCTATAGGTGACAAGCCAACAAGCATAGCAGACAG GTTCTATCTGGGCGGCCCCACCAGTATCAGGGGATTCAGCATGTACAGCATGGGCCCACAGAGTGAAG GTGACTACTTGGGAGGGGAGGCCTACTGGGCGGGAGGCCTCCACCTCTACACTCCTCTACCCTTCAGACCGGGCAGGGGGGGCTTTGGCGACCTCTTCAGGACACACTTCTTCCTCAACGCAGGAAACCTTTGTAACCTCAACTATG GTGAGGGGCCACAAGCACATCTAAAGAAGCTGGCAGAATGCATCCGCTGGTCGTACGGCCTGGGCATTGTGCTGCGTTTGGGAAACATTGCCAGGCTTGAGCTGAATTACTGCATTCCCATGGGAGTCCAGAGTGGAGACAG GATATGTGACGGGGTCCAGTTTGGAGCAGGAATCAGATTTCTGTGA
- the tdg.2 gene encoding G/T mismatch-specific thymine DNA glycosylase isoform X1: MEENQFTSLTVPSDYFQQWYQSSQQHPEAQHGLPYHTMGYYTEGPRDEPVMAELSVHREQPHYQEPVYHNFYPPVQNHYQEQAYQQNVREQQQQQQQQQQHPAQLHHPQQQYITQQREPNNQHQPQSAATPQAVTPVKKKRGRPPKQQSEEGKTQEEEDEVEAAKKAKRVLNRFNGMSVAEVMAKTLPDVITYNLDILIIGINPGLLSAYKGHHYPNPGNHFWKCLFLSGFTDEQLNYMHDQSLPENYSIGFTNMVERTTPGSKDLSSKEIREGGKQLLEKLQKYKPLIAAFNGKGIYEIFCKETFGVKAKNLEFGLQPYRIPETETVCYLMPSSSPRCAQFPRAQDKVHFYIKLKELRDEMKGLAPGHDVEETKYSFDLLLAKEDAKRMAIKEEQVDPEYESCGQLHNDASQSSNSFD, from the exons ATGGAAGAAAACCAGTTTACTTCATTGACGGTTCCCTCGGATTATTTTCAGCAATG GTACCAGTCCAGCCAGCAGCACCCTGAGGCGCAGCATGGGCTGCCCTATCACACCATGGGCTACTACACAGAAGGCCCCAGAGATGAGCCCGTCATGGCCGAGCTGTCTGTGCACCGCGAGCAGCCTCATTACCAGGAACCTGTGTATCACAACTTCTACCCCCCGGTTCAGAATCACTACCAGGAGCAGGCCTACCAGCAGAATGTCAgggagcagcaacagcagcagcagcagcagcagcagcatcctgcACAGCTGCACCATCCTCAGCAACAGTATATAACACAGCAGCGCGAGCCAAATAATCAGCACCAACCTCAGTCTGCTGCTACACCTCAAG CTGTCACGCccgtgaagaagaagagaggccGGCCTCCGAAGCAGCAGTCGGAGGAAGGAAAGactcaggaggaggaagacgaggtGGAAGCGGCAAAGAAAGCCAAGAGGGTGCTCAACCGCTTCAACGGCATGTCAGTGGCGGAGGTCATGGCGAAAACCCTGCCGGACGTCATCACCTACAACCTGGACATCCTCATC ATTGGAATCAACCCAGGACTATTGTCAGCCTACAAAGGACACCATTACCCAAACCCAGGAAACCACTTCT GGAAATGTCTGTTCCTGTCCGGGTTCACTGACGAGCAGCTGAACTACATGCATGACCAGAGTCTGCCGGAGAACTACAGCATCGGCTTCACCAACATGGTGGAGAGGACCACGCCTGGCAGCAAGGACCTCTCCAG TAAGGAGATTCGTGAAGGAGGGAAACAGTTACTGGAAAAACTGCAGAAATACAAGCCATTAATAGCAGCGTTTAATGGAAAag gtatTTATGAAATCTTCTGTAAGGAAACGTTCGGCGTGAAGGCGAAGAATCTGGAGTTTGGTCTGCAGCCCTACAGAATCCCTGAGACTGAAACA GTGTGCTACTTGATGCCATCATCAAGCCCGCGCTGTGCCCAGTTTCCTCGTGCACAAGATAAAGTCCATTTCTACATCAAGCTGAAGGAGCTGAGAGACGAAATGAAAGGCCTCGCTCCCGGCCATGATGTGGAGGAGACAAAGTACTCGTTCGATCTACTGCTAGCCAAAG AGGATGCAAAGAGGATGGCAATCAAAGAAGAACAGGTGGATCCAGAGTATGAGAGCTGTGGTCAGCTGCACAATGATGCAAGTCAAAGCAGCAACTCCTTCGACtaa
- the c6h12orf73 gene encoding uncharacterized protein C12orf73 homolog, which yields MPAGVSWPRYLRMVGASMLAMFAGAQVVHQYYLPDLTIPEVPPKPGELQTELLGYKAREEAAAMYEQVKAEQKVD from the exons ATGCCAGCTGGTGTGTCTTGGCCTCGATACCTGAGGATGGTTGGTGCCAGTATGCTGGCCATGTTTGCAGGAGCACAAGTGGTCCACCAGTACTACCTGCCTGATCTG acGATACCAGAAGTTCCACCAAAACCAGGAGAGCTTCAAACAGAACTGCTGGGCTACAAAGCCAGAGAGGAAGCTGCTGCCATGTATGAACAAGTGAAagcagaacaaaaagtggaCTAA
- the samm50 gene encoding sorting and assembly machinery component 50 homolog A isoform X1, which yields MGTVHARSLDPLPMRGPELGVQADDIDVPEIEQDPKQEVLENKDVVVQRVHIDGLGRTKEDVLSYEIAEVFRAKNLIEVMRSSHEARQKLLRLGIFRKVEVVIDTSRGEDALPNGLDVTFEVTELRRLTGSYNTMVGNNEGSMVLGLKLPNVLGRAEKMTFQFSYGTKETSYGLSFFKPQPGFFERNMSFNLYKVTGQFPWSSLRETDRGVSAEISFPVWKTSQTLKWEGVWRELGCLARTASFAVREESGHSLKSSLSHAMVIDTRNSSILPRRGGLLKIHQELAGYTGGDASFLKEDFEMQLNKTLFWDSVLSASMWGGLLLPIGDKPTSIADRFYLGGPTSIRGFSMYSMGPQSEGMAGDYLGGEAYWAGGLHLYTPLPFRPGRGGFGDLFRTHFFLNAGNLCNLNYGEGPQAHLKKLAECIRWSYGLGIVLRLGNIARLELNYCIPMGVQSGDRICDGVQFGAGIRFL from the exons ATGGGCACCGTCCATGCCAGG AGTCTGGACCCTCTGCCCATGCGGGGGCCAGAGCTGGGAGTTCAAGCCGACGACATCGATGTCCCAGAGATTGAGCAGGATCCAAAGCAGGAGGTTCTTGAGAACAAGGAT GTTGTAGTTCAGCGGGTACACATAGACGGGCTCGGTCGAACCAAAGAGGATGTGCTGTCTTATGAAATCGCAGAAGTTTTCCGGGCAAAGAATCTGATTGAA GTGATGCGAAGCTCACACGAAGCCCGACAGAAGCTTCTGCGTCTTGGCATCTTCAGGAAAGTTGAAGTTGTTATCGACACGTCAAGAG gtgaGGATGCTCTTCCTAACGGCCTCGACGTGACGTTTGAAGTCACCGAGCTCAGGCGGCTGACGGGCAGCTACAACACCATGGTTGGAAACAATGAAGGAAGCATG GTGCTGGGCCTGAAGTTACCAAATGTACTCGGTCGGGCAGAGAAAATGACCTTCCAGTTCTCATACGGCACCAAAGAGACCTCCTACGGCCTGTCCTTCTTCAAACCTCAACCAGGATTCTTTGAACGCAA CATGTCCTTCAACTTGTACAAAGTCACCGGTCAGTTTCCTTGGAGCTCACTGAGGGAGACGGATCGGGGCGTCTCTGCAGAGATCAGC TTCCCAGTGTGGAAGACCAGCCAGACCTTAAAATGGGAGGGAGTGTGGAGGGAACTGGGCTGTCTGGCTCGCACCGCCTCGTTCGCCGTCCGGGAGGAGAGCGGCCACTCCCTCAAGTCCTCACTCTCG caTGCGATGGTCATCGACACCAGAAACTCCTCCATCCTCCCCAGGAGAGGCGGCCTCTTAAAGATCCATCAG GAACTCGCTGGTTACACTGGCGGGGATGCCAGTTTCCTGAAAGAGGACTTTGAGATGCAGCTCAACAAAACACTCTTCTGGGACTCG GTGCTCTCTGCCTCCATGTGGGGCGGTCTACTCCTCCCTATAGGTGACAAGCCAACAAGCATAGCAGACAG GTTCTATCTGGGCGGCCCCACCAGTATCAGGGGATTCAGCATGTACAGCATGGGCCCACAGAGTGAAG GTATGGCAGGTGACTACTTGGGAGGGGAGGCCTACTGGGCGGGAGGCCTCCACCTCTACACTCCTCTACCCTTCAGACCGGGCAGGGGGGGCTTTGGCGACCTCTTCAGGACACACTTCTTCCTCAACGCAGGAAACCTTTGTAACCTCAACTATG GTGAGGGGCCACAAGCACATCTAAAGAAGCTGGCAGAATGCATCCGCTGGTCGTACGGCCTGGGCATTGTGCTGCGTTTGGGAAACATTGCCAGGCTTGAGCTGAATTACTGCATTCCCATGGGAGTCCAGAGTGGAGACAG GATATGTGACGGGGTCCAGTTTGGAGCAGGAATCAGATTTCTGTGA
- the si:dkey-42p14.3 gene encoding EF-hand calcium-binding domain-containing protein 10 yields MAAQREKDAADYLEKHKILELFDNLTSMLFFYRPDNPRDFLVEQLKQLKLSQQTGVKGPNLFNNTNLDAVFGILDPANQKYITYAQYKQALTTLGIKDINECPEGVNEDKISRDTFKSEAIQGLQKCSAAYI; encoded by the exons atggctgcccagagagaaAAGGATGCAGCTGATTATCTCGAGAAACACAAAATCCTGGAGCTCTTTGACAACCTGACCAGCATGCTCTTCTTTTACAGACCGG ATAATCCCAGGGACTTTCTGgtggagcagctgaagcagTTGAAACTCTCCCAGCAGACAGGCGTGAAGGGGCCAAATCTATTCAACAACACCAACCTGGATGCAGTCTTCGGGATCCTGGATCCAGCGAACCAGAAGTACATCACTTACGCTCAATACAAGCAGG CTCTGACCACCCTGGGCATAAAGGACATCAATGAATGTCCTGAAGGTGTAAACGAAGACAAAATATCACGGGACACCTTCAAATCAGAAGC gATACAAGGCCTGCAGAAATGCTCAGCAGCTTACATATGA
- the tdg.2 gene encoding G/T mismatch-specific thymine DNA glycosylase isoform X2, protein MYDRYQSSQQHPEAQHGLPYHTMGYYTEGPRDEPVMAELSVHREQPHYQEPVYHNFYPPVQNHYQEQAYQQNVREQQQQQQQQQQHPAQLHHPQQQYITQQREPNNQHQPQSAATPQAVTPVKKKRGRPPKQQSEEGKTQEEEDEVEAAKKAKRVLNRFNGMSVAEVMAKTLPDVITYNLDILIIGINPGLLSAYKGHHYPNPGNHFWKCLFLSGFTDEQLNYMHDQSLPENYSIGFTNMVERTTPGSKDLSSKEIREGGKQLLEKLQKYKPLIAAFNGKGIYEIFCKETFGVKAKNLEFGLQPYRIPETETVCYLMPSSSPRCAQFPRAQDKVHFYIKLKELRDEMKGLAPGHDVEETKYSFDLLLAKEDAKRMAIKEEQVDPEYESCGQLHNDASQSSNSFD, encoded by the exons ATGTATGACAG GTACCAGTCCAGCCAGCAGCACCCTGAGGCGCAGCATGGGCTGCCCTATCACACCATGGGCTACTACACAGAAGGCCCCAGAGATGAGCCCGTCATGGCCGAGCTGTCTGTGCACCGCGAGCAGCCTCATTACCAGGAACCTGTGTATCACAACTTCTACCCCCCGGTTCAGAATCACTACCAGGAGCAGGCCTACCAGCAGAATGTCAgggagcagcaacagcagcagcagcagcagcagcagcatcctgcACAGCTGCACCATCCTCAGCAACAGTATATAACACAGCAGCGCGAGCCAAATAATCAGCACCAACCTCAGTCTGCTGCTACACCTCAAG CTGTCACGCccgtgaagaagaagagaggccGGCCTCCGAAGCAGCAGTCGGAGGAAGGAAAGactcaggaggaggaagacgaggtGGAAGCGGCAAAGAAAGCCAAGAGGGTGCTCAACCGCTTCAACGGCATGTCAGTGGCGGAGGTCATGGCGAAAACCCTGCCGGACGTCATCACCTACAACCTGGACATCCTCATC ATTGGAATCAACCCAGGACTATTGTCAGCCTACAAAGGACACCATTACCCAAACCCAGGAAACCACTTCT GGAAATGTCTGTTCCTGTCCGGGTTCACTGACGAGCAGCTGAACTACATGCATGACCAGAGTCTGCCGGAGAACTACAGCATCGGCTTCACCAACATGGTGGAGAGGACCACGCCTGGCAGCAAGGACCTCTCCAG TAAGGAGATTCGTGAAGGAGGGAAACAGTTACTGGAAAAACTGCAGAAATACAAGCCATTAATAGCAGCGTTTAATGGAAAag gtatTTATGAAATCTTCTGTAAGGAAACGTTCGGCGTGAAGGCGAAGAATCTGGAGTTTGGTCTGCAGCCCTACAGAATCCCTGAGACTGAAACA GTGTGCTACTTGATGCCATCATCAAGCCCGCGCTGTGCCCAGTTTCCTCGTGCACAAGATAAAGTCCATTTCTACATCAAGCTGAAGGAGCTGAGAGACGAAATGAAAGGCCTCGCTCCCGGCCATGATGTGGAGGAGACAAAGTACTCGTTCGATCTACTGCTAGCCAAAG AGGATGCAAAGAGGATGGCAATCAAAGAAGAACAGGTGGATCCAGAGTATGAGAGCTGTGGTCAGCTGCACAATGATGCAAGTCAAAGCAGCAACTCCTTCGACtaa